A portion of the Nitratidesulfovibrio termitidis HI1 genome contains these proteins:
- a CDS encoding GNAT family N-acetyltransferase yields the protein MTTHYRLEETTPGAQWDAFVEASPNGTIFSLSAYLAAVRQPSRLYWCMNGNERRAAVAVTESADGTCAVQHDFVIHNGILFAPPANKQNRSTVLSERFEIAADVAAALSRRYTRVELALSPQVTDIRPFLWHNYGKDDAPHYVADVRYTAYASLAGFADAAAPEDVPLFPEISYSRRQEVRKALKTGVRTTEDATPEDLAAFYALTMGRQDIEVERERLDELRDLAAAVLAGGFGRLFATRTPEGELAAMALFGMDSKRAYYLFGAGDPHLRNTPCGTAVLWDAFGQLARAGVTEVDLEGVNSPRRGWFKLSFGADILPYYQLVKEGSEPAEPAELSVPAEPN from the coding sequence GTGACCACGCACTATCGTCTCGAAGAGACCACCCCCGGCGCCCAGTGGGACGCCTTTGTCGAGGCATCCCCCAACGGGACCATCTTCTCGCTGTCCGCGTACCTGGCCGCCGTGCGCCAACCCAGCCGCCTGTACTGGTGCATGAACGGCAACGAACGCCGCGCCGCCGTGGCCGTCACCGAATCGGCGGACGGCACCTGCGCCGTGCAGCATGATTTCGTCATCCACAACGGCATTCTCTTCGCGCCGCCCGCCAACAAGCAGAACCGCTCCACGGTGCTGTCCGAACGGTTCGAAATCGCCGCGGACGTGGCCGCCGCCCTGTCGCGCCGCTACACGCGGGTGGAACTGGCCCTGTCGCCGCAGGTCACCGATATCCGCCCCTTCCTGTGGCACAATTACGGCAAGGACGACGCCCCCCACTACGTGGCCGACGTGCGCTACACCGCCTACGCCAGCCTGGCGGGCTTTGCCGATGCCGCCGCGCCGGAAGACGTGCCCCTGTTTCCGGAAATTTCCTATTCGCGTCGGCAGGAAGTGCGCAAGGCGCTGAAGACCGGCGTGCGCACCACCGAAGACGCCACACCGGAAGACCTTGCCGCCTTCTACGCCCTGACCATGGGCCGCCAGGACATCGAGGTGGAGCGCGAACGTCTGGACGAACTGCGCGACCTGGCCGCCGCCGTGCTGGCGGGGGGCTTCGGTCGGCTGTTCGCCACCCGCACCCCGGAAGGGGAACTGGCGGCCATGGCCCTGTTCGGCATGGACAGCAAGCGCGCCTACTACCTGTTCGGCGCGGGCGACCCGCACCTGCGCAACACCCCCTGCGGCACCGCCGTACTGTGGGACGCCTTTGGCCAGCTGGCCCGGGCGGGGGTGACCGAAGTGGACCTGGAAGGGGTGAACAGCCCCCGCCGGGGCTGGTTCAAGCTCAGCTTCGGGGCGGACATCCTGCCCTACTACCAGTTGGTCAAGGAGGGTTCGGAACCGGCGGAACCGGCGGAACTGTCAGTACCTGCGGAACCGAACTGA
- a CDS encoding heavy-metal-associated domain-containing protein has protein sequence MKKYKVKGLQSPDCAATVTTSIQTKAGIEEVNVNLATGEITYGPAVCVDTRMLREAVESAGYTLEEEEA, from the coding sequence ATGAAGAAGTACAAGGTGAAGGGGCTGCAAAGCCCGGACTGCGCCGCCACCGTGACCACTTCCATCCAGACCAAGGCCGGGATCGAGGAAGTGAACGTGAACCTGGCCACCGGCGAAATCACCTATGGCCCTGCGGTGTGCGTGGATACGCGCATGCTGCGCGAAGCCGTGGAGAGCGCCGGGTACACGCTGGAGGAAGAAGAGGCGTAG
- a CDS encoding MiaB/RimO family radical SAM methylthiotransferase gives MSDRTFHILTFGCQMNVNDSDWLARALVARGFTEAPLGKARVNIVNTCSVRDKPEQKVYSVLGRIRQATRKLPDAFAVVGGCVAQQIGSGFFTRFPQVRLVFGGDGSSMAPQAIERLCAEPGLRVSLLDFSEEYPERDAQLDSGPVPPSAFVNIMQGCDNFCAYCIVPYTRGRQKSRGADAVVRECAELVQRGAKEITLLGQNVNSYGQDAEATRQATMATMATGATMATGATGATGATGAGDGKAVTFAELLHRVAALPGLARLRFVTPHPKDIAPEVIDAFGTLDNLCPRLHLPLQSGSDRILKAMGRKYDMARYMDIVHRLKAARPDIQLSTDIIVGFPGETEQDFEDTLAAMRAVGFAASFSFCYSDRPGTRAEMLPGKLDAAEKAARLARLQAWQNDYTEQCLRNMVGLHTMVLLDGMSKKPGMATPELHEGVHAHVTDNPGGESWQGRDPYGQPVNVVMPVRPERGPDNESQGWLGHIVPVTIVEAKKHSLRGVLRA, from the coding sequence ATGAGCGACCGTACTTTTCATATCCTGACCTTTGGCTGCCAGATGAACGTCAACGATTCCGACTGGCTGGCCAGGGCACTTGTGGCGCGCGGCTTTACGGAAGCCCCCCTGGGCAAGGCCCGCGTGAACATCGTCAACACCTGCTCGGTGCGCGACAAGCCGGAGCAGAAGGTCTACAGCGTGCTCGGGCGCATCCGTCAGGCCACCCGCAAGCTGCCCGACGCCTTTGCCGTTGTGGGCGGCTGCGTGGCCCAGCAGATCGGCTCCGGGTTCTTCACCCGCTTTCCGCAGGTACGCCTGGTGTTCGGCGGCGACGGCTCGTCCATGGCTCCCCAGGCCATCGAACGGCTGTGCGCGGAACCGGGCCTGCGCGTCTCGCTGCTGGACTTTTCCGAGGAATATCCCGAACGCGACGCCCAACTGGATTCCGGGCCGGTGCCGCCCTCTGCCTTCGTGAACATCATGCAGGGCTGCGACAACTTCTGCGCCTACTGCATCGTGCCGTACACGCGGGGCCGCCAGAAGTCGCGCGGGGCCGACGCGGTGGTGCGCGAATGCGCGGAACTGGTGCAGCGCGGCGCGAAGGAAATCACCCTGCTCGGCCAGAACGTCAATTCCTACGGGCAGGACGCGGAAGCCACCCGCCAAGCTACCATGGCGACCATGGCGACGGGGGCGACCATGGCGACGGGGGCGACGGGGGCGACGGGGGCGACGGGGGCAGGTGACGGCAAGGCCGTGACCTTCGCCGAACTGCTGCACCGCGTGGCCGCCCTGCCCGGTCTGGCCCGGTTGCGCTTCGTCACGCCCCACCCCAAGGACATCGCGCCGGAAGTCATCGACGCCTTCGGCACGCTGGACAACCTGTGCCCGCGCCTGCACCTGCCCCTGCAATCCGGGTCGGACCGCATCCTGAAGGCCATGGGCCGCAAGTACGACATGGCCCGGTACATGGACATCGTGCACCGGCTCAAAGCCGCTCGCCCCGACATCCAGCTTTCCACCGACATCATCGTGGGCTTTCCCGGCGAGACGGAACAGGACTTCGAGGACACCCTGGCCGCCATGCGCGCCGTTGGCTTTGCCGCCAGCTTCTCGTTCTGCTATTCCGACAGGCCGGGCACCCGCGCGGAGATGCTGCCCGGCAAGCTGGACGCCGCAGAAAAGGCCGCCCGCCTGGCCCGCCTGCAGGCATGGCAGAATGATTATACTGAACAGTGCTTGCGGAACATGGTAGGGTTGCACACAATGGTGCTGCTGGACGGCATGAGCAAAAAGCCCGGCATGGCCACCCCGGAATTGCATGAAGGCGTGCATGCCCACGTCACGGACAATCCCGGCGGCGAAAGCTGGCAGGGGCGCGACCCCTACGGCCAGCCCGTCAACGTGGTGATGCCCGTCCGGCCAGAACGTGGACCTGACAACGAATCGCAAGGCTGGCTGGGGCACATCGTGCCGGTGACCATCGTAGAGGCCAAGAAGCACTCGTTGCGCGGAGTGTTGCGGGCATGA
- a CDS encoding bifunctional nuclease family protein, whose protein sequence is MIEMKVVGLSLDDATKAPILVLRREAGEELLPIWIGAMEAMAISIALNSVDVPRPLTHDLLLNTLRSLGAQLVAVDVVDLRDGTYFAELDILLNGSRIRVDCRPSDAIALALRADVPIFVSEDVLRRAAEDRLRPNLDENAARRPTDAASAMAREETARRDVRRRAGQPPWADGEAGSPLNVEQISRVREAMGDQRIAKPKADQATDRPRDSHDPHDLEEQLAELLRSLDPETKNRM, encoded by the coding sequence ATGATAGAGATGAAGGTCGTGGGGCTGTCGCTGGACGACGCCACCAAGGCGCCGATCCTCGTCCTGCGCCGCGAGGCCGGGGAGGAACTGCTGCCCATCTGGATAGGGGCCATGGAAGCCATGGCCATCTCCATAGCGCTCAACAGCGTGGACGTGCCGCGCCCGCTCACCCACGACCTGCTGCTGAACACCCTGCGCTCGCTGGGTGCGCAACTGGTGGCCGTGGACGTGGTGGACCTGCGCGACGGCACCTACTTCGCCGAACTGGACATTTTGCTGAACGGTTCACGCATCCGCGTGGACTGTCGCCCCTCCGACGCCATTGCCCTGGCCCTGCGGGCCGACGTGCCCATCTTCGTCAGCGAGGACGTGCTGCGCCGCGCCGCCGAAGACCGCCTGCGCCCCAACCTGGACGAGAACGCCGCCCGCCGCCCCACCGACGCCGCGTCGGCCATGGCCCGCGAGGAAACCGCCCGGCGCGACGTGCGCCGCAGGGCGGGCCAGCCCCCGTGGGCTGACGGCGAAGCGGGCAGCCCCCTCAACGTGGAGCAGATATCCCGCGTCCGCGAGGCCATGGGGGATCAGCGCATCGCCAAGCCGAAGGCTGACCAGGCAACAGACCGCCCGCGCGACTCGCACGATCCGCACGATCTGGAAGAGCAACTGGCGGAACTGCTGCGCTCGCTGGACCCGGAAACCAAGAACCGCATGTAG
- a CDS encoding histidinol phosphate phosphatase domain-containing protein, with protein MIDLHVHTCFSDSSMTPATAVRFARLAGYRAVALTDHADGSNMDLILRQVLPMARQYGLYAGIEVFAGVELTHVPPALIPDAIREARALGAQLVVVHGQSLADVVETGTNLAAIEGGADVLAHPGLLTAEDAAYAAERGVLLEITTRPAHALSNGHVAITARAAGARLVINNDAHRKEDFVSAEKRRAVALGAGLAPAEIEAAEMTQRQLVERLVRAAR; from the coding sequence ATGATCGACCTGCACGTGCATACCTGCTTCAGCGACTCCTCCATGACGCCCGCCACCGCCGTGCGCTTCGCGCGCCTTGCGGGATACCGCGCCGTGGCCCTCACCGATCATGCCGACGGATCGAACATGGACCTCATCCTGCGCCAGGTGCTGCCCATGGCCCGTCAGTACGGGCTGTACGCGGGCATAGAGGTGTTTGCCGGGGTGGAACTGACGCACGTGCCACCGGCCCTGATCCCCGACGCCATCAGGGAGGCACGGGCGCTGGGCGCGCAACTGGTGGTGGTGCACGGCCAGTCGCTGGCCGATGTGGTGGAGACGGGCACCAACCTTGCCGCCATCGAGGGCGGGGCGGACGTGCTGGCCCACCCCGGCCTGCTCACCGCGGAGGACGCCGCCTATGCCGCCGAGCGCGGCGTGCTGCTGGAAATAACCACCCGCCCCGCGCACGCGCTGTCCAACGGCCACGTGGCCATCACCGCGCGCGCGGCGGGGGCACGGCTGGTCATCAACAACGACGCCCACCGCAAGGAAGACTTCGTGTCCGCCGAAAAGCGCCGCGCCGTGGCCCTGGGCGCGGGGCTGGCCCCGGCGGAAATCGAAGCCGCCGAGATGACGCAGCGACAGTTGGTGGAGCGGTTGGTACGCGCCGCCCGTTAG
- a CDS encoding tetratricopeptide repeat protein, protein MQSAARHATPSHRAPDRLAATAARALQSVESAARAKAPREPRPPRPLDGITATGLAALGVPPTMRMAGRGAASLADLVEAVRAETPWAATPRMDAVPAHGFVSALILAPREELSAVDRRALRQTGVRNVAVLTSGTAAARKLARQRRARAGEHDAAHPAIDVPLHSDAVPPPSDAVPPIDVVLCHERLADMSALDLLQLLRSYPRLLDLPVLVVSSAATREAVLSSIGAGCSGFLGRPYTVDTLDGQLLRARRALASRTAHTVAEGTRMLSDEEFDRALEQFANAATEAADEAEAHFLEGTAHLLREQWDAAITAFNRTLRYNALHAEACLGLSDAWRGKGDMDKSREFRNRAGEIYARARQWRRAQNIFAELLADSPPDTPNPLLAEAARLLRDGRIDDAAAALLAGRELTPGAPLHEHVARACQFTNAPERTAAAVCRALSSADPELGSQLHRRMLGRFGTALRIDVDGHEEPAGLLDRLLGGTVLHDVVTVARHTLKMWRAAGI, encoded by the coding sequence ATGCAGTCCGCAGCCAGACACGCCACACCGTCCCACCGCGCCCCCGACCGCCTTGCCGCCACGGCAGCCCGGGCGCTCCAGTCCGTGGAATCGGCAGCGCGGGCCAAAGCGCCCAGGGAACCCCGTCCGCCCCGTCCACTAGACGGCATTACCGCCACCGGCCTCGCGGCCCTTGGCGTGCCGCCCACCATGCGCATGGCCGGGCGCGGCGCGGCCAGCCTTGCCGACCTGGTGGAAGCAGTGCGCGCCGAAACGCCGTGGGCCGCCACGCCTCGCATGGATGCCGTGCCCGCGCACGGGTTCGTCAGCGCGCTGATCCTGGCCCCGCGCGAGGAATTGAGCGCCGTGGATCGCCGCGCGTTGCGCCAGACGGGCGTCCGCAACGTGGCGGTGCTGACCTCCGGAACCGCCGCTGCCCGCAAACTTGCCCGGCAGCGCCGTGCCCGCGCCGGAGAACACGACGCGGCCCATCCCGCCATCGACGTTCCTCTGCACAGCGACGCGGTTCCCCCCCCAAGTGATGCAGTGCCCCCCATTGACGTGGTGCTCTGCCACGAACGACTGGCGGACATGTCCGCCCTCGACCTTTTGCAACTGCTGCGTTCGTACCCGCGCCTGCTCGACCTGCCGGTGCTGGTGGTGTCCAGCGCGGCCACGCGCGAGGCGGTGCTGTCCTCCATCGGCGCGGGGTGCAGCGGCTTTCTGGGCCGCCCCTACACCGTGGATACGCTGGACGGGCAGTTGCTGCGCGCCCGGCGCGCACTGGCATCGCGCACGGCGCACACCGTGGCCGAAGGCACGCGGATGCTTTCGGACGAGGAATTCGACCGGGCCCTGGAACAGTTCGCCAATGCGGCGACCGAAGCCGCCGACGAGGCCGAAGCCCATTTTCTGGAAGGCACGGCCCATCTGCTGCGCGAGCAGTGGGACGCGGCCATCACCGCCTTCAACCGCACCCTGCGCTACAATGCCCTGCACGCCGAAGCCTGCCTGGGACTGTCCGATGCCTGGCGGGGCAAGGGCGACATGGACAAGAGCCGCGAATTCCGCAACCGCGCGGGCGAGATCTATGCCCGCGCCCGGCAGTGGCGGCGCGCCCAGAACATCTTTGCCGAACTTCTGGCCGACTCGCCCCCGGATACGCCCAACCCGCTGCTGGCGGAGGCCGCGCGCCTGCTGCGCGACGGACGCATCGACGACGCGGCGGCCGCCTTGCTGGCCGGACGCGAACTGACCCCCGGCGCCCCCCTGCACGAGCACGTGGCCCGTGCCTGCCAGTTCACCAATGCGCCGGAACGCACAGCCGCCGCCGTGTGCCGCGCCCTGTCCAGCGCGGACCCGGAACTGGGCAGCCAGTTGCACCGCCGCATGCTGGGCCGATTTGGCACGGCGCTGCGCATTGACGTGGACGGCCACGAAGAACCCGCCGGACTGCTGGACCGCCTGCTGGGCGGCACGGTGCTGCACGACGTGGTTACCGTGGCCCGGCATACCCTGAAGATGTGGCGCGCGGCGGGCATCTAG
- the yjgA gene encoding ribosome biogenesis factor YjgA, translated as MARRRIPDALPPSGVATDNDIRDVSRSQKKRESNAMQTLGQELVRLPVSRVRSLGLPDDLERAVLEWHAMPTHEARRRQLQFIGRVIREGDWEAISAQMGEVRAVKQTEDDEFHRIEELREQLLAAGPDRLQPYMEQWPDVDPRHLRLLVRDALAERAAGKPPRAGRALFRLLRDVAEE; from the coding sequence ATGGCGCGACGCAGGATACCCGACGCACTGCCCCCGTCCGGGGTGGCGACAGACAATGATATACGCGACGTGAGCCGCTCGCAGAAAAAGCGCGAGAGCAACGCCATGCAGACCCTGGGTCAGGAACTGGTCCGTCTGCCCGTCTCCAGGGTGCGCTCCCTGGGCCTGCCCGATGACCTCGAACGGGCGGTGCTTGAATGGCATGCCATGCCCACCCACGAGGCCAGAAGACGCCAGTTGCAGTTCATCGGCCGGGTCATCCGGGAGGGGGACTGGGAGGCCATCTCCGCGCAGATGGGCGAGGTGCGTGCCGTGAAGCAGACCGAGGACGACGAGTTTCATCGCATCGAGGAACTGCGCGAGCAACTGCTGGCCGCCGGGCCGGACCGCCTGCAACCCTATATGGAGCAGTGGCCAGACGTGGACCCGCGCCACTTGCGCCTGCTGGTGCGTGATGCGTTGGCCGAACGCGCCGCGGGCAAACCGCCCCGCGCCGGGCGCGCCCTGTTCCGGCTGCTGCGCGACGTGGCCGAGGAATAG
- a CDS encoding UbiA-like polyprenyltransferase, translated as MNPFSRIAAICRMIKIEHSVFALPFAYAGAFLGAGGWPGLAPLLMLTVAMVAVRSFAMAFNRLVDLKYDRLNPRTAGRPLVTGEISVAWTWAFTVFMAVLFVAACAGLNRLCLYLAPVALLVAASYSLLKRFTWLCHFFLGAVLGLAPVAGWIAVDPQFTVPAVLLFWGVLFWVAGFDILYSCQDIEFDRAVGLHAVPAHFGLPTALVVSAFCHANAAIFLLLAGWSASLGWPWYAVWAVIAGVLAWEHRIISPDDMSRVNMAFFTLNGVIAFMVLGGALLGLYFG; from the coding sequence ATGAATCCCTTTTCGCGCATTGCGGCCATCTGCCGCATGATCAAGATCGAACACTCGGTGTTCGCGCTGCCCTTTGCCTATGCCGGAGCCTTTCTGGGCGCCGGGGGCTGGCCGGGCCTGGCGCCCCTGCTGATGCTTACCGTGGCCATGGTGGCCGTGCGTTCGTTCGCCATGGCCTTCAACCGGCTGGTGGACCTGAAGTACGACCGCCTGAATCCGCGCACCGCGGGCCGTCCGCTGGTCACCGGCGAAATTTCCGTGGCCTGGACCTGGGCCTTCACCGTGTTCATGGCCGTGCTGTTCGTGGCTGCCTGCGCCGGCCTGAACCGGCTGTGCCTGTATCTTGCCCCCGTGGCGTTGCTGGTGGCCGCCTCGTACAGCCTGCTGAAGCGGTTCACCTGGCTGTGCCATTTCTTCCTGGGCGCGGTGCTGGGACTGGCCCCGGTGGCCGGGTGGATCGCCGTGGACCCGCAGTTCACCGTGCCCGCCGTGTTGCTGTTCTGGGGGGTGCTGTTCTGGGTGGCCGGGTTCGACATCCTGTATTCGTGCCAGGACATCGAGTTCGATCGGGCCGTGGGCCTGCATGCCGTGCCCGCCCACTTCGGCCTGCCCACCGCGCTGGTGGTTTCCGCCTTCTGCCATGCCAACGCGGCCATCTTCCTGCTGCTGGCGGGCTGGTCCGCCTCGCTGGGCTGGCCGTGGTACGCGGTATGGGCGGTCATTGCCGGGGTGCTGGCGTGGGAGCACCGCATCATCAGCCCCGACGACATGTCGCGGGTAAACATGGCCTTCTTCACCCTGAACGGCGTCATCGCCTTCATGGTGCTGGGGGGGGCGTTGCTGGGACTCTACTTCGGATAG
- a CDS encoding HD domain-containing phosphohydrolase codes for MQQPLQVRLIDLTVAFSRALDLVSPAVASHHVHVGFIAARLAERLGLSDRDRCELLLASLMHDAGAVPLKAALEGLVFEQDMDSHSRAGAVMLDTCPRLAQAARLVRHHHAPWCHGRGEDGVPAAAHIIHMADRMDVQLRRGEDPARQFPRAMERLERGRSILFRPDALDALYDLTADPDFAAGLRAPECHLHTGAGGRLEDETLDADGVISFSTLFSLVIDSRSPFTATHSSGVAETARLLARWAGFDGPQGKVLYVAGLLHDIGKLGVPLDILEKPGRLDDLEMARMRRHAEHSMDILASVPGFTQVATWGALHHERMDGSGYPYGLTGDDLPLPARIVAVADVFTAIAEDRPYRGGMPPEAARAVLRDQARDNKLDGALVDLLLSRYEEMDDARRQAQERARHEFGLVREALAHEPDDAECRESAA; via the coding sequence TGCACGTGGGGTTCATCGCCGCACGGCTTGCCGAGCGGCTTGGCCTGTCCGACAGGGACAGGTGCGAACTGCTGCTGGCGTCGCTGATGCACGACGCGGGGGCCGTGCCGCTGAAGGCGGCACTGGAAGGGCTGGTCTTCGAGCAGGACATGGATTCGCACTCCCGCGCCGGGGCCGTGATGTTGGACACCTGTCCGCGTCTGGCCCAGGCCGCGCGCCTGGTGCGCCATCACCATGCGCCGTGGTGCCACGGCAGGGGAGAGGACGGCGTCCCCGCGGCCGCGCACATCATCCACATGGCCGACAGGATGGACGTGCAACTGCGGCGCGGCGAGGATCCGGCCCGGCAGTTTCCCCGGGCCATGGAGCGACTGGAGCGGGGGCGCTCCATCCTGTTCCGGCCCGATGCGCTGGATGCCCTGTACGACCTGACCGCCGACCCCGATTTTGCCGCCGGGCTGCGCGCGCCCGAATGCCACCTGCACACCGGTGCGGGCGGCAGGCTGGAGGACGAAACCCTGGATGCGGACGGGGTCATTTCCTTTTCCACGCTGTTCTCGCTGGTCATCGATTCGCGCAGCCCTTTCACCGCCACCCACTCCAGCGGCGTGGCGGAAACCGCGCGTCTGCTGGCGCGCTGGGCCGGGTTCGATGGCCCGCAGGGCAAGGTGCTGTACGTGGCGGGGCTGCTGCACGACATCGGCAAGTTGGGCGTTCCGCTGGACATTCTGGAAAAGCCGGGCCGTCTCGACGACCTGGAAATGGCGCGCATGCGGCGTCATGCGGAACACAGCATGGACATTCTGGCCTCTGTCCCCGGCTTTACCCAGGTGGCCACCTGGGGGGCGCTGCACCACGAGCGCATGGACGGCAGCGGCTATCCGTACGGGCTGACGGGCGACGATCTGCCCCTGCCCGCGCGTATCGTGGCCGTGGCCGACGTGTTCACCGCCATTGCCGAGGACCGGCCCTATCGGGGCGGCATGCCGCCAGAGGCGGCCCGCGCCGTACTGCGCGACCAGGCCCGCGACAACAAGCTGGATGGCGCGCTTGTGGACCTGCTGCTCTCGCGCTACGAAGAAATGGACGATGCGCGCCGTCAGGCCCAGGAGCGGGCACGTCATGAATTCGGCCTGGTGCGCGAAGCGCTGGCGCATGAGCCGGACGATGCGGAGTGCCGTGAATCGGCTGCCTGA